One window of Rhodopirellula bahusiensis genomic DNA carries:
- a CDS encoding NAD-dependent epimerase/dehydratase family protein, whose amino-acid sequence MNIDFPRGAKVFVTGGSGFVGGRLIESLVRDFDADVTALVNRPFAGALRMARFPIKTVFAPMTDKAAMKEAIRGCSIVFHLAYAKNGTAKEIYEITVEGTRALAEAATECGVERFVNVSTSAVYGNKKNALIDESEPRIKWGWDYSDMKLDAENVVLDLHKNQGLKSTVLQVSGVYGPWGPVFTIAPLRQLQAGRVGIPNEGKGVSNATYVDDVVQALLRAGVHDEAVGEIFMIKGPGRITRREFYEHYQRMLGRTDSMVLLKENEFGKELRARKRKATRSLIPAAVASLKENSQFRSALTDSGFVTPLKFARGLVRKKSESPTGPTPAPAETSDPTGELFLPPAFYAKYLSTETEYSNEKAKRMLGFQPQFDIDAGMAMTEQWARWARVISGDASPS is encoded by the coding sequence GTGAATATCGATTTTCCTCGTGGCGCCAAGGTTTTCGTCACCGGCGGTTCAGGCTTCGTTGGCGGCCGGTTAATAGAGAGTCTCGTCCGTGACTTTGATGCAGACGTTACCGCGCTCGTCAATCGGCCTTTTGCAGGCGCGCTGCGCATGGCTCGATTTCCGATAAAGACGGTCTTCGCGCCGATGACTGACAAGGCCGCGATGAAAGAAGCGATTCGAGGATGCAGTATCGTGTTTCATCTCGCGTACGCAAAGAATGGTACGGCCAAGGAAATCTATGAGATCACCGTTGAAGGAACTCGAGCTTTAGCGGAAGCGGCTACAGAATGCGGAGTCGAGCGTTTTGTGAACGTGAGTACATCCGCCGTCTATGGAAATAAGAAGAATGCTTTGATCGATGAGTCTGAGCCCCGTATCAAGTGGGGCTGGGACTACTCGGATATGAAGCTGGACGCTGAAAACGTCGTTTTGGATCTCCACAAGAATCAGGGACTGAAGAGCACTGTGTTGCAGGTGTCTGGTGTTTATGGTCCATGGGGGCCAGTATTCACGATTGCTCCACTACGACAGTTGCAGGCCGGAAGGGTTGGAATCCCAAACGAGGGAAAGGGAGTCTCGAACGCAACATACGTTGACGATGTCGTTCAAGCTTTGCTTCGCGCTGGAGTGCATGATGAAGCGGTCGGAGAAATTTTCATGATAAAGGGGCCGGGCCGCATTACGCGTCGTGAGTTTTACGAACACTACCAACGAATGCTTGGTCGAACGGATTCGATGGTATTGCTAAAAGAAAACGAATTCGGTAAGGAACTTCGAGCAAGAAAGCGCAAAGCGACACGTAGTCTGATCCCCGCAGCTGTCGCGTCGCTCAAGGAAAACTCACAGTTCCGTTCGGCGCTCACGGATTCCGGATTCGTAACGCCTCTCAAGTTTGCTAGAGGCCTAGTTCGCAAGAAGAGCGAATCGCCGACTGGTCCTACACCCGCGCCTGCGGAGACTTCAGATCCAACAGGCGAACTTTTTCTACCGCCCGCTTTCTACGCAAAGTATCTCTCAACTGAAACAGAGTATTCAAACGAGAAGGCGAAGCGAATGTTGGGGTTTCAGCCACAGTTTGACATTGACGCTGGAATGGCGATGACGGAACAGTGGGCTCGGTGGGCGCGAGTAATCTCTGGAGACGCTTCACCTTCGTGA
- a CDS encoding Gfo/Idh/MocA family protein, with the protein MILKLAIVGCGAIAEQGHLPGAMHSSEVAVTLLVDKQHERTKKLSEQFNVANTSDQLADVLKFADAAVVATPPGSHNSITCQLLEMGIPVLLEKPIALTAAECQEMVDFANKTKVLLAAGMTRRLFRSDLLLRDLIKDELLGDLISFSIENGYDYAWPSASNFILSKEQAGGGVLMGLGSHVLDSLIWMLGDPVAHEYWCDAEGGIESECRVDLEMQCGAKGSVELSRSRNLENRFLFEFEKGRLVAPFYGDNITLSLTSGALVLKGRSVPMSNPEAQVQSMAEIMAEELDDFAHAIRTGEPPMATAADAMRSIRLIEQCYSSPKLFNFPWMAAIGGGK; encoded by the coding sequence ATGATACTTAAATTAGCCATTGTCGGTTGCGGCGCCATTGCTGAACAGGGGCACTTACCGGGAGCAATGCACTCAAGCGAGGTAGCAGTTACGTTGCTTGTCGACAAGCAACATGAAAGAACCAAGAAGCTAAGCGAGCAATTCAATGTTGCGAATACGTCGGATCAGCTAGCCGATGTTTTAAAGTTCGCGGATGCAGCCGTGGTGGCAACTCCTCCTGGCTCGCACAACTCGATTACTTGTCAACTATTGGAAATGGGGATCCCGGTTCTTCTGGAAAAACCAATCGCACTCACTGCGGCTGAGTGCCAAGAGATGGTTGATTTCGCAAACAAGACCAAAGTTCTGCTAGCTGCAGGTATGACACGCAGGCTGTTCCGAAGTGATCTCTTGTTACGCGACTTGATCAAGGACGAGCTGCTTGGTGATCTGATCAGCTTTTCGATCGAGAATGGTTACGACTACGCTTGGCCGTCAGCGTCAAACTTCATCTTAAGCAAAGAACAAGCAGGTGGTGGTGTCTTGATGGGGCTCGGGTCACACGTTCTGGATTCCTTGATCTGGATGCTTGGCGACCCGGTTGCGCACGAATACTGGTGTGACGCAGAAGGCGGGATCGAGTCCGAGTGTCGTGTAGATTTGGAAATGCAGTGCGGCGCAAAAGGGTCAGTTGAGCTCAGCCGAAGCAGAAATCTTGAGAACCGATTTTTGTTTGAATTTGAAAAGGGGCGATTGGTCGCGCCGTTCTACGGTGACAACATTACGCTCTCCCTAACTAGCGGCGCGCTTGTCTTGAAAGGAAGATCTGTGCCGATGTCAAATCCAGAAGCGCAAGTGCAATCGATGGCTGAAATAATGGCAGAGGAGCTTGACGATTTTGCTCACGCCATTCGTACAGGCGAACCACCGATGGCGACGGCTGCGGACGCTATGCGTTCAATTCGTTTAATTGAACAGTGCTACAGCTCGCCAAAGCTGTTTAACTTTCCGTGGATGGCTGCGATCGGAGGCGGAAAGTAG
- the rfbB gene encoding dTDP-glucose 4,6-dehydratase: MPPTTPQRLLITGGAGFIGSNLVRMALSAGHQVLNVDALTYAGNLASLSDIESSPTYQFAQVDITNAAAIDATVADYQPDAIMHLAAESHVDRSIDGPGQFIQTNVIGTFNLLQSSLKHYRSLEGDAKDRFRFLHVSTDEVYGSLGDEGLFSETTPYDPHSPYSASKASSDHLARAWQDTYGLPVIVTNCSNNYGPYQFPEKLIPVVILKCLRGEPIPVYGKGENIRDWLYVEDHCRALLTVIEKGTPGETYNIGGNNEQRNIDLVHLICNLMDELCPKVPSPPDTGERARVRGKESKTPLSTSGGEGQGEGEKGHSQLISFVTDRPGHDLRYAIDAGKIKRDLGWEPIETFETGFRKTVRWYLDNQPWWQNILSGDYQLDRLGTS, translated from the coding sequence ATGCCACCTACCACTCCCCAACGACTCCTCATCACCGGCGGCGCAGGCTTCATCGGCAGCAACCTCGTCCGCATGGCCCTGTCAGCCGGCCACCAAGTCCTCAACGTCGACGCCCTGACCTACGCCGGCAACCTCGCGTCCCTGTCAGACATCGAGTCATCCCCCACCTACCAATTCGCTCAAGTCGACATCACCAACGCCGCCGCGATCGACGCCACCGTCGCCGACTACCAGCCCGATGCGATCATGCACTTGGCCGCCGAGAGCCACGTCGATCGCAGCATTGATGGCCCCGGCCAGTTCATCCAGACCAACGTCATCGGCACCTTCAACCTGCTGCAATCCAGTCTGAAGCACTACCGCTCGCTCGAGGGCGATGCCAAAGACCGCTTCCGCTTCCTGCACGTCTCCACCGACGAGGTCTACGGCAGTCTTGGCGACGAAGGCCTGTTCAGTGAAACGACGCCGTACGATCCCCATTCGCCGTACTCCGCCAGCAAAGCGTCCTCCGACCACCTCGCCCGAGCCTGGCAGGACACATACGGGTTGCCCGTCATCGTCACCAACTGCAGCAACAACTACGGCCCGTATCAATTCCCTGAAAAGCTGATCCCGGTCGTAATCCTCAAATGCCTGCGAGGAGAACCGATCCCCGTCTATGGCAAAGGCGAAAACATTCGCGACTGGCTGTACGTCGAAGACCACTGCCGTGCCTTGCTAACCGTCATTGAAAAAGGCACTCCCGGCGAAACCTACAACATCGGCGGCAACAACGAACAACGAAACATCGACCTCGTCCATCTAATCTGCAACCTCATGGATGAGCTCTGTCCCAAAGTCCCCTCGCCCCCGGACACGGGGGAGAGGGCTAGGGTGAGGGGGAAAGAAAGCAAAACTCCCCTCTCCACCTCTGGGGGAGAGGGTCAGGGTGAGGGGGAAAAAGGCCACTCGCAACTCATTTCGTTTGTCACCGACCGCCCCGGCCACGATTTGCGTTACGCAATTGATGCCGGAAAAATCAAACGCGACCTCGGTTGGGAACCGATCGAAACCTTCGAAACCGGCTTCCGCAAAACCGTGCGATGGTACCTCGACAACCAACCCTGGTGGCAAAACATCCTATCCGGCGACTACCAACTCGACCGCCTAGGAACGTCCTAG